The following coding sequences are from one Rhodobiaceae bacterium window:
- a CDS encoding pentapeptide repeats (9 copies), whose product MSESNALDRLVEVADRHFCPYHLPHSAKTQGETYGRSTPTLIPNRKENWSSADIEVFNNDILERIETALKNGTHCDLSGVVFPGSFSCADRALPEIDFSHCRFERGNVDFSGAEFSGNTASFSSAVFSCVDVSFKDTLFTSKRAEFYETVFRCLDVWFAGADFSDCYAAFSGSNFDCNHVDFLGASFTGGDNFQRTKFSGTSTSFSNSQFTGGDFSLAEFGSDETYFDRAEFLDGYPTFENAKFFGHKVDFSNSAFCTTVSFAASPRKKADIRELAFGELNFNNANFASRVSFSNRVFLAATSFKNTGFARAPEFHGCELHQNTAFPSIGSFRDTSYKGAATAYRTLRLAMKQQEAHEEEAMFWALEQISKRNDLECNPLNNWKNLFNWIPWSLSAVYALLSNYGLSINRPLVALTVWLFGATPIFYFCLRSNVDKLFGSTTYSDLLGFSIAQSLRPFFIWGDYNGSGIRSVLGENVNVLSVKLFATADSLISLVLIALLILAVRRRFRMQ is encoded by the coding sequence ATGTCGGAGTCCAATGCACTAGATAGGCTCGTTGAAGTCGCAGATCGGCACTTTTGTCCTTATCACCTACCTCACAGCGCAAAAACTCAGGGCGAAACTTATGGTCGAAGCACACCAACCCTAATCCCTAATCGAAAGGAAAACTGGAGCTCCGCAGACATCGAAGTATTCAATAATGACATACTCGAGCGCATAGAAACTGCACTAAAAAACGGGACGCATTGCGACCTATCCGGTGTAGTTTTTCCCGGTAGCTTTTCTTGCGCCGATCGCGCACTCCCAGAAATCGATTTCAGCCATTGCCGTTTTGAGAGGGGCAACGTGGACTTCTCCGGCGCGGAGTTCAGTGGAAATACTGCCAGCTTCTCAAGTGCTGTTTTCAGCTGCGTTGACGTTTCCTTCAAAGACACGCTTTTCACATCCAAGCGGGCCGAGTTTTACGAAACTGTTTTCAGGTGCCTCGACGTATGGTTTGCAGGCGCCGATTTTTCAGACTGTTATGCAGCCTTCAGTGGTTCAAACTTTGACTGCAATCACGTCGATTTTCTTGGGGCAAGCTTCACCGGTGGGGACAATTTCCAACGGACCAAATTTTCCGGTACCAGCACATCTTTTTCAAACAGCCAATTTACCGGCGGAGATTTTTCGCTAGCGGAGTTTGGCAGCGATGAAACATATTTCGATAGAGCGGAGTTTCTAGACGGGTACCCGACCTTCGAAAACGCGAAATTCTTTGGTCATAAGGTAGACTTCTCCAATTCTGCTTTCTGTACAACCGTGTCATTTGCTGCGTCACCGAGAAAAAAAGCAGACATCAGAGAGCTCGCATTCGGCGAGTTGAATTTCAACAACGCAAATTTCGCATCCAGAGTCTCGTTTTCCAACCGTGTATTCCTCGCCGCAACGAGCTTCAAAAACACTGGGTTCGCTCGCGCGCCAGAATTCCACGGATGCGAGCTTCATCAGAACACTGCATTTCCTTCAATAGGTAGCTTCCGAGATACATCATATAAGGGTGCCGCCACCGCCTACCGCACGCTTAGGCTAGCGATGAAGCAGCAGGAGGCTCATGAGGAAGAAGCAATGTTCTGGGCTCTGGAGCAAATATCGAAACGCAATGATCTGGAGTGCAATCCTCTCAACAATTGGAAAAACTTGTTCAACTGGATACCTTGGTCGCTATCAGCAGTATATGCACTGCTCTCCAACTATGGCTTGAGCATAAACCGCCCCCTTGTCGCTCTCACCGTCTGGCTCTTCGGTGCGACCCCAATCTTCTATTTCTGCCTCCGCAGCAACGTAGACAAACTCTTCGGGTCGACCACCTATAGCGACCTGCTCGGTTTTTCTATCGCCCAGTCTTTGAGGCCCTTTTTCATATGGGGCGACTATAACGGCTCCGGCATCAGATCTGTGCTGGGCGAGAATGTGAACGTCTTGAGCGTGAAACTATTCGCAACAGCAGACAGTCTGATCAGTTTGGTTTTGATCGCCTTGCTCATCCTCGCGGTGCGCCGTCGTTTCCGGATGCAATAG
- a CDS encoding aspartate aminotransferase, which yields MAFISDTLSRIQPSATIAATQKARDLKAQGRDVIGLGAGEPDFDTPDNIKEAAIEAIRRGETKYTAVDGIPELKQAICDKFKRENGLTYEPAQAFVAPGGKPIIFNAMIATLNPGDEVVIPAPYWVSYPDIVALAGGTPVPVATTIENNFKLTPADLEAAITPKTKWLIFNSPSNPSGAAYSHDELKALTDVLVKHEQVWILTDDMYEHLVYDDFKFATPAQVEPKLYDRTLTMNGVSKAYSMTGWRIGYCAGPVELIKAMTKVQSQSTSNPTSISQWAAVEALNGTQDFIPERAAVFKERRDLVVSMLNQATGLKCPTPEGAFYVYPSCEGLIGKKTPEGKVIESDEDFAIALIEAEGVSVVHGAAFGLSPFFRISYATSTEALTEACERIQRFCASLT from the coding sequence ATGGCCTTTATTTCAGACACGCTTTCCCGCATTCAGCCGTCGGCAACCATTGCCGCGACCCAGAAAGCGCGCGACCTGAAAGCACAGGGCCGTGACGTGATTGGTCTGGGGGCAGGCGAACCCGATTTCGACACGCCGGACAACATTAAAGAAGCCGCGATTGAGGCGATCCGCCGGGGTGAGACGAAATATACTGCCGTTGATGGCATCCCGGAGCTGAAGCAGGCGATCTGCGACAAGTTCAAGCGCGAGAATGGCCTGACTTACGAACCTGCGCAGGCTTTTGTGGCGCCGGGCGGCAAGCCGATCATTTTTAACGCGATGATTGCGACCCTGAACCCGGGCGATGAAGTGGTGATCCCGGCTCCCTATTGGGTGAGCTATCCCGACATTGTGGCGCTCGCAGGCGGCACGCCGGTGCCGGTGGCGACAACCATTGAAAACAATTTCAAGCTGACGCCAGCGGACCTTGAGGCGGCGATCACGCCGAAGACCAAGTGGCTCATCTTCAACTCCCCGTCCAACCCGTCGGGCGCGGCCTATAGCCATGACGAGCTGAAGGCGCTGACTGATGTGCTGGTGAAACATGAGCAGGTCTGGATCCTCACCGACGATATGTATGAGCATCTCGTCTATGATGATTTCAAGTTTGCAACGCCTGCACAGGTGGAGCCGAAGCTTTACGACCGCACGCTCACCATGAACGGCGTGTCCAAGGCCTATTCCATGACGGGCTGGCGGATTGGCTATTGCGCGGGCCCTGTCGAGCTCATCAAGGCGATGACCAAGGTGCAGAGCCAGTCCACATCCAATCCCACGAGCATCAGCCAGTGGGCGGCGGTGGAAGCCTTGAATGGCACGCAGGATTTCATTCCAGAGCGGGCGGCGGTCTTTAAGGAGCGCCGCGATCTCGTGGTCTCCATGCTCAATCAGGCGACCGGCCTTAAATGCCCAACCCCGGAAGGCGCTTTCTATGTCTATCCGTCCTGTGAGGGGCTCATCGGCAAGAAGACACCAGAAGGCAAGGTCATAGAGAGTGATGAAGACTTCGCGATTGCGCTCATCGAAGCAGAAGGCGTGTCCGTGGTGCATGGCGCAGCGTTTGGCCTCTCACCTTTCTTCCGGATTTCCTATGCGACCTCAACGGAAGCCCTGACAGAAGCCTGCGAACGTATTCAACGGTTCTGCGCTAGCCTTACTTAG
- the paiB gene encoding protease synthase and sporulation protein PAI 2, which translates to MYVPEFFSPSDDQALVELVRSHPFGTIVTDDLQASHIPFLLQDGEDGLVLHGHVAKANPHWQAFDGESAALVMFQGPNGYISPSWGDCSKLVPTWNYMVVHARGAPTLVEARADKIRLLHQMTEVHEAGQPAPWVIGDLDAQKLEQLLAALVVFQMPVTSLEGKWKLSQNREAADKAAFIKAVEVRGDVDLAKAMKQA; encoded by the coding sequence ATGTATGTGCCGGAATTTTTCAGTCCATCAGATGATCAGGCACTTGTGGAGCTTGTTCGCTCCCATCCGTTTGGAACGATTGTCACGGACGACCTACAGGCCAGCCATATTCCCTTTCTGCTGCAGGACGGGGAGGATGGTTTGGTGCTTCACGGTCATGTGGCCAAAGCCAACCCCCATTGGCAGGCTTTTGACGGGGAAAGTGCCGCGCTTGTGATGTTCCAGGGCCCCAACGGATATATCTCGCCAAGTTGGGGGGATTGTTCAAAATTGGTGCCGACCTGGAACTATATGGTGGTCCATGCGCGCGGCGCGCCCACTCTGGTAGAGGCCCGCGCGGACAAAATCCGGTTGCTGCATCAGATGACTGAGGTTCATGAAGCGGGGCAGCCTGCGCCCTGGGTGATCGGTGATCTGGACGCGCAAAAACTTGAGCAGCTGCTCGCCGCGCTTGTGGTGTTTCAGATGCCCGTGACCTCCCTTGAGGGGAAATGGAAGCTCAGCCAGAACCGGGAGGCTGCGGACAAGGCGGCCTTTATCAAGGCGGTTGAGGTCCGGGGTGATGTCGATCTCGCGAAAGCCATGAAACAGGCGTGA
- a CDS encoding pyridoxamine 5'-phosphate oxidase — MSEVYPTEKPFRARRTPDRAHYDKETVHGILDEGLVAHVGYVGDKGEPHVIPIFYARRGGELLFHASSKSGLGLAAKKGVEMCATVTLIDSIVYARSGFHHSMKFRSVAAHGATELLTGDDKLAALDFMVDRLEPGRAAHLRPMNEQEIKATHVVRLILDQVTAKVSVGDAPNEEPEDLDWPVWAGIVPVNTVFGVPRQHDPSVSDAGRPELAGPLFRK, encoded by the coding sequence ATGTCTGAGGTTTATCCAACAGAGAAGCCCTTTCGGGCACGGCGGACACCGGACCGGGCGCATTATGACAAAGAGACGGTGCACGGAATTCTCGATGAGGGTCTTGTCGCCCATGTTGGCTATGTCGGTGACAAAGGCGAGCCGCATGTGATCCCGATCTTCTATGCGCGCCGCGGCGGCGAGCTCTTGTTCCATGCCTCCTCCAAAAGCGGGTTGGGGCTTGCCGCAAAGAAGGGGGTGGAAATGTGTGCCACGGTGACGCTTATTGACTCCATCGTTTATGCACGCTCAGGCTTTCATCACTCCATGAAATTTCGGTCGGTCGCGGCGCATGGTGCCACAGAGCTTCTGACCGGCGATGACAAGCTTGCTGCGCTCGACTTTATGGTCGACCGGTTGGAGCCGGGACGGGCGGCGCATTTGCGTCCTATGAATGAGCAAGAGATCAAGGCAACCCATGTGGTGCGGCTGATCTTGGACCAGGTGACGGCCAAGGTGAGTGTCGGCGATGCACCCAATGAAGAACCGGAAGATCTCGATTGGCCGGTCTGGGCCGGCATTGTTCCAGTGAACACAGTCTTCGGCGTGCCGCGACAGCATGATCCATCGGTAAGCGATGCGGGGCGCCCGGAACTTGCGGGCCCCCTGTTCAGGAAATAG
- the gabR gene encoding HTH-type transcriptional regulatory protein GabR: MGQSIALVEPINLDRNGDRPLQWQLYESLRLAILDGRLTAGQRLPSSRALANDLALGRNTVVAAYEQLAAEGYVLSRTGAGTEVAALPPETVLEVGRSETQNRQQDPRRHLSNRGEATIAIKRASPRYEKLAALPFQHGLPAMDSFPRDTWARLLARRARQPQSRLYDYQFGPGFPALREAIAAYLGAARGVVCGPDNVIVTAGAQAALDLAARMTLDPGDPVWIEDPGYLGARGALQSAGANLIPVPVDKEGMNPDALPEGTKDPKLIYVSPSYQFPLGVTMSLNRRLALLERAKETGAWILEDDYDSEYRYTGRPLAALQGLDGTGGVIYMGTFAKTLFPALRVGYLVVPDSLIDAFTNAIRMTGQSPAPAIQAALADFMDDGHFTAHIRRMRTLYAGRQQHLIDALKRETGDMFTVPKLEGGMQLAAYLSDDADDVKAAEAVNAARVFTTPLSGYYLKDAPKRGLYLGYAGVLESDIDRAAKKLGRAMIDAGF; encoded by the coding sequence ATGGGGCAATCCATCGCACTGGTTGAACCGATCAATCTCGACCGCAATGGCGACCGACCGCTGCAGTGGCAGCTCTATGAAAGCCTACGCCTTGCGATCCTGGATGGGCGCCTGACCGCAGGCCAACGCCTGCCATCGAGCCGCGCTCTTGCAAACGATCTGGCACTCGGCAGAAACACTGTTGTCGCCGCCTATGAACAATTGGCCGCGGAAGGCTATGTGCTCTCGCGGACCGGGGCCGGAACCGAAGTGGCGGCCTTGCCCCCCGAGACAGTGTTGGAAGTAGGCCGAAGCGAAACACAAAACCGGCAGCAAGACCCACGGCGTCATCTCTCCAATCGGGGCGAGGCGACCATCGCCATCAAGCGCGCCAGTCCCCGCTACGAAAAACTCGCCGCCCTCCCCTTCCAGCATGGTCTCCCTGCGATGGATTCTTTTCCACGCGATACCTGGGCGCGGCTTCTGGCGAGGCGCGCCCGCCAGCCCCAGTCCCGCCTCTATGATTATCAGTTCGGGCCGGGCTTCCCGGCGTTGCGTGAAGCGATAGCTGCTTATCTCGGCGCTGCGCGGGGTGTCGTGTGCGGACCGGACAATGTGATCGTCACGGCGGGTGCCCAAGCCGCCCTCGATCTCGCCGCCCGCATGACATTGGACCCCGGCGATCCCGTCTGGATTGAAGACCCTGGATATCTCGGTGCCCGCGGCGCGCTGCAAAGCGCTGGCGCCAATCTCATTCCTGTGCCTGTCGACAAAGAAGGCATGAACCCGGACGCCCTGCCAGAGGGAACAAAAGACCCGAAACTCATTTACGTGTCGCCGTCCTATCAATTCCCGTTGGGCGTCACCATGAGCCTCAACCGCCGCCTGGCCTTACTCGAAAGGGCAAAGGAAACCGGCGCCTGGATTCTTGAAGACGATTATGACAGCGAGTATCGCTACACAGGTCGTCCGCTTGCGGCGCTGCAAGGTCTCGATGGCACCGGTGGCGTCATCTACATGGGCACATTCGCGAAGACCCTGTTCCCTGCGCTTCGCGTCGGCTACCTCGTGGTACCTGACAGCCTGATCGATGCATTCACCAACGCCATCCGCATGACCGGCCAGAGCCCGGCACCCGCCATTCAGGCAGCGCTCGCAGACTTTATGGATGATGGTCACTTCACGGCCCACATTCGCCGCATGCGCACCCTATATGCCGGACGCCAACAACATCTGATCGACGCGCTGAAGCGCGAGACCGGTGATATGTTCACCGTGCCGAAGCTTGAAGGCGGCATGCAGCTCGCGGCTTATCTGAGCGACGATGCAGATGACGTCAAAGCGGCAGAAGCGGTGAACGCTGCCCGTGTCTTCACCACGCCGCTGTCTGGCTACTATCTCAAAGACGCGCCGAAACGCGGCCTCTATCTGGGCTATGCAGGTGTGCTGGAAAGCGATATTGACCGCGCCGCCAAAAAGCTCGGCCGCGCCATGATCGATGCTGGTTTTTAA
- the yfcG gene encoding disulfide-bond oxidoreductase YfcG: MRLYNMADSGNCYKIRLCAAQVGQELELMPVDILKGESRTEEFLKKNPNGRVPTLELDDGKCLPESNAAMFYLAEGTPLLSDDRLIRAQTLQWMFFEQYSHEPYIAVARFWKSIQPGGEEEKKHMFPEWHDRGYQALSVMERHLSENEFFAGNAYSIADIALYAYTHVAHEGGFSLDAYPHVRTWIDKVSSQSGHIPMM, from the coding sequence ATGCGTCTCTACAACATGGCCGACAGCGGCAATTGTTACAAAATCAGACTCTGCGCCGCACAGGTTGGTCAGGAACTGGAGCTCATGCCCGTCGATATTCTGAAAGGCGAAAGCCGGACAGAAGAGTTTCTGAAAAAGAACCCGAACGGTCGCGTCCCCACGCTGGAACTAGACGACGGCAAATGTCTGCCTGAGTCCAATGCAGCCATGTTCTACCTGGCAGAAGGCACACCGCTCTTGTCAGACGACAGACTGATCCGCGCGCAGACCCTGCAATGGATGTTCTTCGAACAATATAGCCACGAGCCCTATATCGCGGTTGCCCGCTTCTGGAAGTCGATCCAGCCCGGCGGCGAAGAAGAAAAGAAACACATGTTCCCGGAATGGCATGATCGGGGCTATCAGGCACTCAGTGTCATGGAGCGTCATTTGTCAGAAAATGAATTCTTTGCAGGCAATGCCTACTCCATCGCTGACATCGCGCTGTATGCCTATACCCATGTCGCTCACGAAGGTGGCTTTTCACTTGATGCATATCCTCATGTGCGCACCTGGATTGACAAAGTTTCATCGCAATCAGGCCATATTCCAATGATGTAA
- the blaP gene encoding beta-lactamase: MPALATDDSILETVRTVESRLGGRVGISIHDTGSGQRWEHRSDERFPMSSTFKAFACAAVLSRIEGGAERLHRVIEIEEEDLVTYSPVTETRVNTVGMTIAELCEATITLSDNTAGNLILKSIGGPKAFTDYMRSIGDETTRLDRWETDLNEGKPGDRRDTTTPRAATTSLGRLLLGPTLSESSREQLTTWMENDKVADALLRSVLPVGWRIADKTGAGGHGARSIIAVIWPPAESPILISIYMAESDASFAERNEAIAEIGAAIVTAVSN; encoded by the coding sequence ATGCCTGCACTCGCGACTGACGACAGCATTCTCGAAACCGTTCGCACCGTTGAAAGCAGATTGGGTGGGCGCGTCGGCATCTCAATTCACGACACAGGCTCAGGCCAGCGCTGGGAACATCGCAGTGATGAGCGCTTCCCCATGTCCAGTACCTTCAAGGCCTTTGCCTGCGCAGCCGTCCTTTCCCGCATCGAAGGTGGTGCAGAGCGGCTGCATCGTGTCATCGAGATTGAAGAGGAAGACCTCGTCACCTACTCACCTGTGACCGAAACACGGGTGAACACTGTCGGCATGACCATCGCCGAACTTTGCGAAGCCACCATCACCCTAAGCGACAACACAGCCGGCAATCTGATCCTTAAGAGCATTGGTGGACCCAAGGCGTTCACCGACTATATGCGCTCCATAGGGGATGAAACCACGCGCCTCGATCGCTGGGAGACAGACCTCAATGAAGGCAAACCCGGCGACAGACGCGACACCACCACGCCACGCGCCGCCACGACATCGCTCGGCCGCCTGCTCTTGGGGCCCACCCTCTCCGAGAGCTCCCGCGAACAGCTCACCACTTGGATGGAAAACGACAAGGTTGCTGACGCGCTTTTGCGCTCAGTCTTGCCAGTGGGCTGGCGCATTGCCGACAAGACAGGTGCTGGCGGTCATGGCGCACGCTCTATCATTGCGGTGATCTGGCCCCCAGCAGAGAGCCCGATTTTGATCAGCATCTACATGGCGGAGAGTGACGCGAGCTTTGCAGAGAGAAATGAAGCCATCGCAGAGATCGGCGCGGCCATCGTCACCGCAGTCAGCAACTAA
- a CDS encoding vault protein inter-alpha-trypsin domain protein gives MAIHTLSTDRQLVRLFSLLPLILVCLVLSIVGAQANSLADIAYVSPNDMQRGALLLKGKEPGKFIEAPVLATDVDIQVTGPTGRTRVTQRFENPGEGWVEGIYVFPLPEDAAVDTLRMVIGDKVIEGEIKEKVEARRIYEEARDAGQRASLVEQERPNLFTNSVANIGPGETVIIQIEYQETIRQSNNTFSLRFPMVVAPRYNPQPTIVHTVDIDNRNGWGVVDPVPDRDRIEPPVQHPDEGPINPVTLTLSLDAGFPIDRIVSHHHEVRIERGERNATLTHKEGEVPADRDFELTWTPEEGSEPTAALFRESWKGEDYLLLMVTPPYGEEVDTAPAREVIFVIDNSGSMAGESMPQAKESLLKALDRLKPTDTFNVVRFDDTHEVLFETSIRADRENLNVARRFVRSLEADGGTEMLPALQAALRDPLNDTSRLRQVIFLTDGAIGNEQQLFEAIVDQAGRSRLFPVGIGSAPNSYFMTRAAEMGRGAFTHIGSEAQISERMKELFLKLENPAMTDLRLVWPDGVEAEAWPTPLPDLYRGEPIVLSAKIADGTEGTLRLTGKTGDEVWAIDMEISDEAPNRTGVSQLWARRKIASLEAARTMGGDWDAFDKEITKVALAHHLVSRLTSLVAVDKTPARPAGEELTQTEVPLNLPAGWEFEKVFGEPDASAPVMQRARAGAMRSMLAAAPAPMMMADASQTQGIALPQTASEAPALIAQGIMMLLLALSLLAGWFLWMKQTSSGSLFERSSSFKWRR, from the coding sequence ATGGCCATTCACACACTCAGCACCGACCGGCAACTCGTCCGGCTCTTCTCACTCCTCCCTCTCATCCTTGTCTGTCTGGTATTGAGTATTGTCGGCGCCCAAGCCAATAGTTTGGCCGACATTGCATATGTGAGCCCGAATGACATGCAGCGCGGCGCGCTTCTGCTGAAAGGCAAAGAGCCCGGAAAGTTTATTGAGGCGCCGGTCCTTGCGACAGATGTCGACATTCAGGTCACCGGACCGACAGGACGTACCCGTGTCACCCAAAGGTTTGAAAACCCAGGAGAGGGATGGGTGGAAGGCATCTATGTCTTTCCACTCCCTGAAGATGCCGCCGTCGACACGCTGAGAATGGTGATCGGCGACAAAGTCATTGAAGGCGAAATCAAAGAGAAGGTCGAAGCGCGCCGTATCTACGAAGAAGCGAGAGATGCAGGCCAACGTGCCAGCCTGGTAGAACAGGAGCGTCCCAACCTCTTCACCAATTCAGTCGCAAATATTGGCCCTGGCGAAACGGTCATCATCCAGATCGAGTATCAGGAAACCATCCGTCAGTCGAATAACACCTTCTCTCTGCGTTTTCCCATGGTGGTCGCACCCCGCTACAACCCGCAGCCCACAATTGTGCACACCGTCGATATCGACAATCGCAATGGCTGGGGTGTGGTTGATCCAGTGCCAGATCGCGATCGCATCGAGCCACCGGTTCAACATCCCGACGAAGGACCGATCAACCCGGTCACACTGACACTGTCCCTCGACGCCGGTTTCCCCATCGATCGGATTGTCAGCCACCATCATGAAGTCCGCATTGAGCGCGGCGAGCGCAACGCCACCCTGACCCATAAAGAAGGTGAAGTGCCCGCCGATCGCGATTTCGAGCTCACCTGGACACCAGAAGAAGGCTCAGAACCGACGGCGGCACTTTTTCGAGAAAGCTGGAAGGGCGAGGATTACCTGCTCCTGATGGTGACGCCTCCCTACGGTGAAGAAGTCGACACAGCCCCTGCCCGTGAAGTCATCTTTGTCATCGACAATTCAGGCTCTATGGCGGGCGAAAGCATGCCCCAGGCTAAAGAGAGCCTCTTGAAAGCCCTCGACCGTCTGAAACCAACAGATACATTCAACGTGGTGCGGTTTGACGACACACATGAAGTTCTGTTTGAAACATCGATCCGTGCCGACAGGGAAAACCTCAACGTCGCACGCCGGTTTGTCCGCTCTCTGGAAGCTGACGGCGGAACGGAAATGCTGCCCGCACTTCAGGCCGCCCTTCGTGACCCATTAAACGACACATCCCGCCTGCGTCAGGTCATTTTCCTGACAGACGGCGCCATCGGTAACGAACAACAATTGTTCGAGGCCATTGTCGACCAGGCGGGTCGGTCCCGGCTCTTCCCGGTGGGCATCGGCTCCGCCCCTAACAGCTACTTCATGACCCGCGCAGCCGAAATGGGCCGCGGTGCATTCACGCATATCGGATCAGAAGCACAAATTTCCGAGCGCATGAAGGAATTGTTCCTGAAACTCGAAAATCCCGCCATGACAGATCTGCGTCTGGTCTGGCCGGATGGTGTTGAAGCTGAAGCCTGGCCTACGCCACTGCCTGATCTCTATCGTGGAGAGCCCATTGTTCTCTCAGCAAAAATTGCTGACGGAACCGAAGGCACCCTGCGCCTTACCGGCAAGACCGGCGACGAGGTTTGGGCCATCGACATGGAAATCTCTGACGAAGCACCAAATCGCACAGGCGTTTCCCAGCTTTGGGCAAGACGTAAAATCGCTTCCCTGGAAGCGGCCCGCACCATGGGCGGCGATTGGGATGCTTTTGACAAGGAAATCACTAAGGTGGCCCTCGCCCATCATTTGGTGAGCCGCCTCACAAGCCTGGTCGCTGTCGACAAGACACCGGCACGCCCTGCAGGTGAAGAATTGACCCAAACAGAGGTTCCTTTGAACCTGCCAGCTGGCTGGGAATTTGAGAAAGTCTTTGGCGAGCCCGATGCGTCAGCACCGGTCATGCAACGTGCCCGTGCAGGGGCCATGCGCTCTATGCTCGCAGCAGCCCCGGCACCAATGATGATGGCCGACGCAAGCCAGACACAAGGCATTGCGCTTCCTCAAACGGCGAGTGAAGCACCGGCTCTCATTGCGCAAGGGATCATGATGCTCCTTCTGGCACTCTCCCTCCTCGCGGGTTGGTTCCTCTGGATGAAGCAGACCAGTAGTGGCTCACTGTTTGAGCGGAGCTCCTCTTTCAAGTGGAGACGGTGA
- a CDS encoding sortase family protein has translation MRITPALLLAAALGLTALGGWQLGQGLYMDAKAELAQTLLENAWDETKQTGKPVKAWEWADTWPVARVTAPRVKGTAIVLAGASGEALAFGPGHLSNSAEPGAQGTSVIAAHRDTHFEFLKHVEIGDAVELEAQDGESHTYIVDEMKIVRADASGIDPREPGKRLALVTCFPFNTTEQGPLRYVVFATAEEDLI, from the coding sequence ATGCGTATCACACCGGCCCTCCTGCTTGCCGCCGCCTTGGGCCTCACCGCCCTTGGCGGTTGGCAGCTGGGCCAGGGTCTCTACATGGACGCCAAGGCTGAGCTCGCCCAGACCCTACTCGAAAATGCCTGGGACGAAACCAAACAAACCGGCAAGCCAGTTAAGGCCTGGGAGTGGGCAGACACATGGCCGGTCGCGCGGGTGACTGCACCCCGCGTCAAAGGAACTGCCATCGTGCTGGCAGGTGCCAGCGGCGAAGCATTGGCCTTCGGCCCCGGTCATCTCTCAAACAGTGCAGAACCAGGCGCACAAGGCACGAGTGTAATCGCCGCCCATCGCGACACACATTTTGAGTTTCTAAAACACGTGGAGATCGGCGATGCCGTTGAGCTGGAAGCGCAAGATGGGGAAAGCCACACCTATATTGTCGATGAGATGAAAATCGTGCGTGCGGATGCATCGGGCATTGACCCGCGTGAACCCGGAAAACGTCTCGCCCTTGTCACCTGCTTTCCCTTCAACACGACCGAACAAGGGCCGCTCAGATATGTGGTCT